A region of the Tissierellales bacterium genome:
AGGACAATTTGATAAGAATAAGTCAATATATATTATGTATATTGGCTTATTCTTTTTTCTAAAAAAGTTTAAGGTAGGAATATAATATAAAAAGAGCTAAAATTGATATATATGAATTATTTATATAATATTTCACAGAAAGGTTGGTAATATGGGAAATATAATTATAAGACAGGCAGAAGATAATGATATACAGGGAATAAGAAATATAGTAAAGGAGGCATTTGATAGACCAGGTAAGGATGAATATTTCAATGAATGGGAATTTGTCTATAAGGTAAGAAGTGACTCTGGGTTCATACCTGAGTTATGTCTAGTTGCAGTCATTAATAGCGAAATAATAGGATATGCTTTGCTATCAAAGGCATTAATAGGTAAGAATGAAGGCTTATCGTTAGGACCATTAGCGGTTAAACCTTTATATCAGCGTAAAGGAATTGGGAAAAAACTTATAGATTATGGGTTGAAAAAGGCTAAAGAAATTGGATTCGAGTGGGTTGCACTGACTGGTGGAGATTATTATACTAAATTTGGATTTGAATCTGCCTTAAAATATGGAATCGTAATAGCCGATAGCCACCCTGAGAACCCTTATCTAAAAATTAAATTTCTTAATACAAATAGGGAAGTATCTGGTAAGATGAGATTTTGTGATTCCTTTTATGATGAAAATGGAGAGTTACTATAGATATAAGCAGTTCATTATATTTTTTAGCTCTGCCTTTAATTCTAGGTTCATTAGTATCTAGTTCAGTAAACACTCCATTAACAATAGTGTAAATTTTATAATAAATGTTTTTACTATCAGTGCTTTATGATTATAAAACTAGCTTTAGAGAACCTAAATACAAAATCAAGAAAGCTTATTTTGATACGCTCCTCTTAGAGTAAGCAGAT
Encoded here:
- a CDS encoding N-acetyltransferase, whose translation is MGNIIIRQAEDNDIQGIRNIVKEAFDRPGKDEYFNEWEFVYKVRSDSGFIPELCLVAVINSEIIGYALLSKALIGKNEGLSLGPLAVKPLYQRKGIGKKLIDYGLKKAKEIGFEWVALTGGDYYTKFGFESALKYGIVIADSHPENPYLKIKFLNTNREVSGKMRFCDSFYDENGELL